The following proteins are encoded in a genomic region of Mahella australiensis 50-1 BON:
- a CDS encoding ABC transporter ATP-binding protein has protein sequence MLELNDIHVFYGAIHAIQGISLTVREGEIVSLIGANGAGKSTTLNTICGLIRPKNGSITFMGNDITHLSPPDIVKLGISQVPEGRRIFTNMTVLENLELGAYKRTDKDGIRQDIEDVYRRFPRLKERQRQIAGTLSGGEQQMLAIGRALMARPRLLLMDEPSMGLAPILVKEIFEIIKEINNGGTTILLVEQNARMALSIANRAYVLETGHIALEGPANELADNPQVQKAYLGG, from the coding sequence ATGCTTGAATTAAACGATATACATGTATTCTATGGTGCGATACATGCTATACAGGGCATATCGCTTACCGTAAGAGAAGGTGAAATAGTTTCACTTATAGGAGCCAACGGTGCCGGAAAATCCACCACATTGAATACAATATGCGGCTTGATAAGACCAAAAAACGGGAGCATAACCTTTATGGGTAATGACATCACCCATCTCTCGCCGCCTGATATAGTAAAACTCGGTATAAGCCAGGTTCCGGAGGGACGCCGCATATTCACCAATATGACAGTATTGGAAAATCTCGAACTTGGGGCTTATAAACGCACTGACAAAGATGGCATAAGACAGGATATAGAAGACGTATACAGGCGCTTTCCGCGTTTGAAAGAGCGCCAGCGCCAGATAGCCGGTACGCTCAGCGGCGGCGAACAACAGATGCTAGCCATAGGCAGGGCACTTATGGCACGCCCTAGATTACTGCTCATGGATGAGCCGTCCATGGGGTTGGCACCCATACTGGTCAAAGAAATATTCGAGATAATAAAGGAAATAAACAACGGGGGCACTACAATACTGCTGGTTGAACAAAATGCGCGTATGGCCCTATCGATAGCCAACCGCGCATATGTGCTGGAAACCGGGCATATAGCGCTGGAGGGTCCGGCTAATGAACTGGCCGACAATCCTCAGGTGCAAAAGGCTTACCTTGGCGGATAA
- a CDS encoding ABC transporter ATP-binding protein — protein MPPLLTANDVSKNFGGLNAIANINIEVHPGEIVGLIGPNGAGKTTLFNLITGVYIPSGGQLKLHGEVEVDLAKASPHEIAGMGIARTFQNIRLFKEMTVLDNVMLAYHVHIDYSLWDAIFHTPSYMKSEAELRRKAVELLNIFDMANKKDIPAKNLPYGQQRRLEIARALALQPKLLLLDEPAAGMNPQETADLMKLIMWIKDRFNLTILLIEHDMSVVMGICQRIYVLDYGKLIAEGTPDEIKNNPQVIKAYLGED, from the coding sequence ATGCCGCCGCTACTAACAGCAAATGATGTAAGCAAGAATTTTGGCGGGCTGAATGCTATAGCCAACATAAATATAGAAGTTCATCCAGGCGAAATTGTCGGCCTTATAGGGCCTAACGGGGCAGGAAAAACTACTTTATTCAACCTCATTACCGGCGTATATATACCGTCGGGCGGTCAGCTTAAGCTGCACGGCGAGGTGGAAGTAGACCTGGCTAAGGCCTCCCCGCATGAGATAGCCGGTATGGGCATAGCCCGGACATTCCAAAATATACGCTTATTCAAGGAAATGACGGTGTTGGATAATGTCATGCTGGCTTATCACGTGCATATAGATTACAGCCTATGGGATGCAATATTCCATACGCCTTCTTATATGAAAAGCGAGGCCGAATTAAGGCGCAAAGCTGTTGAATTGCTGAACATATTCGATATGGCTAATAAAAAGGATATACCAGCTAAAAATCTGCCATATGGCCAACAGCGCCGCCTGGAGATAGCACGTGCGCTGGCATTACAGCCGAAGCTGCTGCTGCTGGATGAACCGGCTGCCGGTATGAATCCACAGGAAACCGCTGATCTTATGAAGCTTATAATGTGGATAAAAGATAGGTTTAACCTTACCATATTGCTTATCGAGCACGACATGTCGGTGGTTATGGGTATATGCCAACGCATATATGTATTGGATTACGGCAAGTTGATAGCTGAAGGAACGCCAGATGAGATAAAAAATAATCCACAGGTTATAAAAGCCTATTTGGGGGAGGATTAA